The genome window GGCCATCAACCGCATGGAGGCGGGGCTTAAGAGGTGCTGCAAAGGGGGGACGGAGGTGCTGGAATGCTCAGACAGTAAGGTATGAGAGATACTGAGAGACAGTGACAGCATGGGAAaccataggcaagcactgtaaacacagagagggctgggaaaccataggcaagcattgtaaacacagagagggctgggaaaccataggcaagcattgtaaacacagagagggctgggaaaccataggcaagcattgtaaacacagagagggctgggaaaccataggcaagcattgtaaacacagagaggtctgggaaaccatagggaagcattgtaaaacacagagaggtctggtaaagcataggcaagcattgtaaaacacagagaggtctgggaaaccataggcaagcattgtaaacacagagagggctgggaaaccataggcaagcattgtaaacacagagaggtctgggaaaccataggcaagcattgtaaacacagagagggctGGGAAACCAAAGgcaacattgtaaagcacagagaggtctggtaaagcataaagcattgtaaaacacagagagggcataagcattgtaaagcacagagaggtctggtaaaccatagggaagcattgtaaagcacagagaggtctggtaaagcataggcaagcattgtaaacacagagaggtctgggaaaccataggcaagcattgtaaacacagagaggtctggtaaagcatagggaagcattgtaaagcacagagaggtctggtaaagcatagggaagcattgtaaagcacagagaggtctggtaaagcatagggaagcattgtaaagcacagagaggtctggtaaagcatagggaagcattgtaaagcacagagaggtctggtaaagcatagggaagcattgtaaagcacagagaggtctggtaaagcatagggaagcattgtaaagcacagagaggtctggtaaaacacagggaagcattgcaaagcacagggaggtctggtaaagcacagggaagcattgtgaacacagagaggtcctattggaagtgactctgcagcagcagcagagttcaccctcctagtctctgtaaggggctttggataaaagcgtctcctgaatgactcattaattaattaattaattaattaataacaatagtAGTAATCTGGGCTGTTTCTGTGCTCTCTGGCGCCCTCTTGCAGTGGAGGGAGGTGATGGACGGTTTCTGTGTTCAGGAGCTCTCTGTGAAAACGTCTCGCCATCCTTGCTGCGCTGAGACCGGGGATCCCCGATACCTGTGCTTCGCTGGGGACGCCCCGTACCCCAAATACGACCGAGAGATCACCAACATCAGCCTGGCACGCCTCACCCTCCGCGCCATGCAGGCCCTCTGCGCACCACACAGGCTGCTTACTAGGAGGTGAGGAGGACCCGGGTTCAGCTTCTGTGCTGGCTCCAGTGCTGTTTGTGGAGTTGCAATCTCGCTGCAGTAAATCGCAGCTCTGATCGCAGTGTCTGTTGTTTGATGCAGGTTCTCTGTGCCCTTGCTGGTGGGGAGGCTGAAGGAGCAGTGCTGTGGAGTAGCAGAGATGGAGAGGGTGCgctgtgcagagagagaggtgagggagagaggagaggagaggagaggagaggagaggagagagaggagggggaggagtggagagggggagagggagctgtggagagagagggaggggggaggagagggagagggagagggagagggggtactgtgcagagagaggtgagagagggggCGCTGTtcagagagaggtgagagagggagaagagagagggggcgctgtgcagagagagaggagaggagaggagaggagagagggagggggcgctgtggagagagggagagggtgctgtgcagagagagaggggagagggagagggggtgcTGTGCAGAGAGAAAGGTGAGAGAGGGGGCGCTGTtcagagagaggtgagagagggagaagagagagggggcgctgtgcagagagagagaggggagaggaggtaAGGGGAGGATGCTCTGTGCagagagggaggtgagagaggagggagggagaaggagaaagagGATTACAGTTTTTACCAGTTTCCACTCTGCAAACTAACCCTCCCCTCCCTTCCCTTGCATTCCAGAAAGAGGCCATGTGTCTAACTGACCACGGATCTGACAAAAACAAGCATCCGTTCTGTATCCATAGCAACAAGCTGCAGGCCGTTCCCATAGCAACCGCCGTGGCAACGGAAGCCAGAAAGTGTCcacttttttaattacaaattgcaATTCCAGTTCCAACGCTGTTTTGTTCGATTACAGATTCCAGTTACAGACTCTGCTGCTGTGAATACCATGCGAATTACAATAGCACTGAAAGGTTAGGtgaacgacacacacacacacacacacacacagagtaacctGTGCTACACTGAAAGTATTCTAGATAATAATCCTCAGTTCAGTTACATTTGGAATTGAGTTCCAGGCAATACAAGACACAGAATAATATGTTCATCATATAATATAATTCGGTCCCTTTTCTTTCTGCTGTTCCCCGACCCCTTTACCTTATTAGAATGCTTCTAATCCTTCACAGTGGTTCTGGCAGTCGCAGTGAATATTTTACCCCTCTTTTgctaaataaaagtatattttgttgtattgtgtgttgctttaataaatattaaacagtgtgtACGTCATTCTGATTTTctgcttggtgtgtgtgtgtgtgtgcgtcaggtGAAACGTACATTGCATTGTGTTTCAATTTCAGAACAGACACAGGCAAAATGAGAACGGTTACTCAGGGTAGTGTTTATTCAGCTATATTTAAAGCTACTTTTCATATCacttcaaatatattaaatataacattacatCGTTTTTATCCAGGCTTGCATTAAACtccactgtttattattattatttatatatagatgataataataataaattattgatACATTATTTGAGTTGTTTGTCTTCTTATAGTGTACAGAATGTTCATAtacaatgttatataaaaaaaaaaaacgaattaaaacattaaataattttagaaaaaaaataataataattttaatatatatataattttaatgaacTCCAGAACGCAGTTAAAGCGGACGCGCGTTTTTTGCCCCTCAGTTTGCGACAGCGCCCCTCGTTTGCCCCGCAGCAGTGACGCGCATGCGCAGCACCTGGCCCGGTGGGAGTGAAGCGGGCGGACCGAGCCGCAAGGATTGGGGAAATCAGCGAATTATTACAGGAATAAAAgaggggaaaaaacaacaacaaacaacaacaaacaacacccCAAAACAGCCCTGAAAGTCTCCAGCGGGGCTCAGTGACCGCCAAGCACAGGGGCGCTTTACACGAGTCTGTTTCCTCTCTTATATTCACACTCCCCTAACTATCCCAGATTTTGTtactttatctttttttcttcacaactcatctgtgtgttttttttttttttttttttgtttttaagcaaagGCGGAGAAGAGATgcattgtaatttttaaatgttgttttttgttgtttgtttgtttcattgtgAGTTTCCAAAAAACAACTCAGTGGCGGATTATCGCGATTTCTTCAATTATCGTGGATGTGGAGTAGATGAGAgcgtcttattattattattattattattattattattattattattattatagttgttgAAAACATTTGGAAGAACAAAACAACGTGGGGgtgggaaaaaaagttgttgtttgtGCGGCAGAGGAACGAATTGGAGGAAGAGTTTCGtttctgaagaaagaaaaaataattaaaaaaaaacaaaaactcaaaaacTGAACTGCTGCGGTCTTTTAAAACACGAAGTGGAGTGAGGAGACGGGGGGCGGTCGGAGCCCGGTCACAAGGCTGCCTCGGCGGGATTGACCGAGCAGGAAAAGCCGAGGCTGCGAGGAAACCGCGAGGCCGAGAGGCAGGGCTAAgatggcggcggcggcggcggcgggctCCGGTAACCCTGCAGGTAAAAACAACgcgaaaaaaaacaacaaaccgcTCGAAATAAACCCGTTTTATGCGTTAGTTACACGCGTACACAACGTGCTGAAATAACTCGCTTTTACTCGGGAGGGGATGATCCGGTTCCCCTcacgcaaaaaacaaacaaacgcagACACAAACTGGAAAGTTTTAAGATTGCTTTGTTGTGTTTACAAGCACGTTTTgagtgttaaattattattattattattattattattattattattattattgtttaactgtgtgtgtttgcttttaaaattaaatgcgTAAACACCGTCCTGAGTATGGGGCGAGTTAACAGAGAAACTGAGAGtttgttattgtgtgtttgtgtttatttttttttaagttggttACTTTTCTTgttaagttataaaataaaaatgacagaattATAGATTTTGGTTGTAATtttccacacacagacacacacactcacgcagcCCACAGACGAGAATCTGCCTTCTTTACTTCGTTTACTGTATAGTCGTGTAATTTGTACATTGGATAGCAGTTTAACTTCGGTTATGAAAAGAaatgtggattattattattattattgttattatttttttt of Polyodon spathula isolate WHYD16114869_AA unplaced genomic scaffold, ASM1765450v1 scaffolds_1542, whole genome shotgun sequence contains these proteins:
- the LOC121309837 gene encoding extracellular matrix protein 1-like encodes the protein MEAGLKRCCKGGTEVLECSDSKWREVMDGFCVQELSVKTSRHPCCAETGDPRYLCFAGDAPYPKYDREITNISLARLTLRAMQALCAPHRLLTRRFSVPLLVGRLKEQCCGVAEMERVRCAEREKEAMCLTDHGSDKNKHPFCIHSNKLQAVPIATAVATEARKCPLF